In a single window of the Globicephala melas chromosome 10, mGloMel1.2, whole genome shotgun sequence genome:
- the LOC115852562 gene encoding uncharacterized protein, producing the protein MVSVTSWTGSTWETGHTLGEPVALYAGKWPEWISLQERKKAGNLQSPHSLQAPKCLLGTWCALGITAALARAQVQQDGSPRKRLCREPGAEGLHAWPPPYSVGQTPTRRRTWVLADMRLPLGCALSPQVVSALEPNLQHLQGVPVFVECVKHVSKEYGTGVLSFPREPVCRGCSSCNQVAPEEDRCSEPRLAGEVWLPEAVTQAVKGN; encoded by the exons ATGGTGAGCGTGACCAGCTGGACAGGCTCCACCTGGGAGACAGGCCACACTCTAGGGGAGCCAGTAGCCCTGTACGCAGGCAAATGGCCAGAATGGATTTCTttgcaggaaaggaaaaaggcagGGAACCTCCAGAGCCCTCACTCCCTGCAGGCCCCCAAGTGTCTCCTGGGGACCTGGTGCGCCTTGGGCATCACTGCTGCCCTGGCCCGTGCTCAGGTGCAGCAGGACGGCTCTCCCAGGAAGCGGCTATGCCGGGAGCCAGGAGCTGAGGGCCTGCATGCGTGGCCCCCTCCTTACTCTGTCGGCCAAACTCCCACGCGGAGGAGGACTTGGGTTCTGGCTGACATGAGGCTTCCTCTGGGGTGTGCCCTGAGCCCCCAGGTGGTAAG TGCtctggaaccgaacctgcaaCATCTCCAAGGTGTGCCTGTATTTGTGGAGTGCGTGAAACATGTCTCCAAAGAATATGGAACAG GGGTCTTGTCCTTTCCACGGGAGCCAGTCTGCAGGGGCTGCAGCTCCTGTAACCAAGTCGCCCCTGAGGAAGACAGATGCAGCGAGCCTCGCCTTGCTGGAGAAG TGTGGCTTCCAGAGGCTGTGACACAGGCCGTCAAGGGGAACTGA
- the DENND6B gene encoding protein DENND6B isoform X4, giving the protein MDQGSGAGPHRARGCLGAPSCGARAPGAPWARFSAWLECVCVVTFDLELGQALELVYPSDFQLTDKEKSSICYLSFPDSHSGCLGDTQFCFRIRQCGGQRRPWHTDDRHCDSGAPVSLQREPAHYFGYVYFRQVKDSSVKRGYFQKSLVLVSRLPFVRLFQALLSLVAPEYFDKLAPCLEAVCNEIDQWPAPVPGQTLNLPVMGVVLQVHIPSSADKPESGPPKQCSHKNLLPAPVVLTSVHELDLFRCFRPVLAHVQLLWELMLLGEPLLVLAPSPAVSSEMVLALTSCLQPLKFCCDYRPYFTVHDSEFKEFTTRTQAPPSVVLGVTNPFFIKTLQHWPHVLRIGEPKMPGDLPKQIKLKKPSRLKTLDTKPGLYTAYTTYLHRDKALLRRLLKGLQRKRPSDVQTAVLRQHLLELTQSFIIPLEHYMASLMPLQKSITPWKTPPQIHPFRQDDFLRSLERSGPQLTCLLKGDWLGLYRRFFKSPHFDGWYRQRHKEMAQKLEALHLEAICEANLEIWMQDKSEVEVVDLVLKLRERLVRAQGHQLPVKEATLKRARLYIETVVGSLPKDLQVVLCPP; this is encoded by the exons ATGGACCAGGGGTCGGGCGCCGGGCCCCACCGGGCTCGCGGCTGCCTCGGCGCGCCGTCCTGCGGAGCGCGGGCTCCGGGGGCACCCTGGGCACGCTTCTCGGCCTGGCTGGAGTGCGTGTGTGTGGTCACCTTCGACCTGGAGCTGGGCCAGGCGCTGGAG CTGGTGTACCCCAGCGACTTCCAGCTCACGGACAAGGAG AAAAGCAGCATCTGCTACCTGTCCTTTCCCGACTCCCACTCAG GCTGCCTCGGGGATACTCAGTTCTGCTTCCGCATTCGTCAGTGTGGAGGGCAGAGGCGCCCCTGGCACACGGATGACAGGCACTGTGACAGTGGGGCCCCCGTGTCTCTGCAG AGGGAGCCCGCACACTACTTTGGCTACGTGTACTTCAGGCAGGTGAAGGACAGCTCTGTGAAGAGGGGCTACTTCCAGAAG tCTCTGGTGCTGGTGTCCCGCCTGCCCTTCGTCCGGCTGTTCCAGGCGCTGCTGAGCCTGGTTGCCCCCGAGTACTTCGACAAGCTGGCGCCCTGCCTGGAAGCGG TCTGCAATGAGATTGACCAGTGGCCGGCCCCTGTGCCGGGGCAGACCTTGAACCTGCCTGTCATGGGAGTCGTCCTCCAG GTGCACATCCCATCCAGCGCAGACAAGCCTGAATCCGGTCCTCCAAAGCAGTGCAGCCACAAG AACCTGCTGCCAGCCCCGGTCGTCCTCACCAGTGTCCATGAGCTGGACCTGTTCAG GTGCTTCCGGCCCGTGCTGGCCCACGTGCAGCTGCTGTGGGAGCTCATGCTTCTTGGGGAGCCCCTGCTGGTCCTGGCGCCCTCGCCCGCAGTGTCCTCGGAGATGGTGCTGGCCTTGACCAG CTGCCTGCAGCCCCTCAAGTTCTGCTGCGACTACCGCCCCTACTTCACCGTCCACGATAGCGAGTTCAAGGAGTTCACGACGCGCACGCAGGCCCC accAAGCGTGGTCCTGGGAGTCACAAACCCTTTCTTTATCAAAACGCTCCAGCACTGGCCCCACGTTCTCCGCATCGGGGAGCCCAAGATGCCAG GGGACCTTCCCAAGCAGATCAAACTGAAAAAGCCCTCAAGGCTGAAGACCCTGGACACCAAGCCAG gcctctACACCGCGTACACGACCTACCTCCACCGAGACAAGGCCCTGCTCAGACGACTGCTTAAG GGCCTGCAGAGGAAGCGGCCGTCGGACGTGCAGACTGCAGTGCTGAGGCAGCACCTCCTGGAGCTCACGCAGAGCTTCATCATCCCTCTG gAGCACTACATGGCCAGCCTCATGCCCCTGCAGAAGAGCATCACGCCCTGGAAG ACCCCTCCCCAGATCCACCCCTTCCGCCAGGACGACTTCCTGCGTAGCCTGGAGCGCTCGGGGCCCCAGCTCACCTGCCTCCTCAAGGGCGACTGGCTGGGCCTCTACAG GCGGTTTTTCAAGTCCCCCCATTTTGATGGCTGGTACCGACAGCGGCACAAAGAGATGGCCCAGAAGCTGGAGGCCCTGCACCTCGAGGCCATCTGTGAGGCG AACCTCGAGATCTGGATGCAGGACAAGTCCGAGGTGGAGGTCGTGGATCTGGTCCTGAAACTTCGGGAGAGGCTG GTTCGGGCACAGGGCCACCAGCTCCCCGTGAAGGAGGCGACGCTGAAGCGGGCGCGGCTGTACATCGAGACAGTCGTCGGCTCCCTGCCCAAGGACCTGCAGGTCGTCCTGTGCCCTCCCTAG
- the DENND6B gene encoding protein DENND6B isoform X2 — MDQGSGAGPHRARGCLGAPSCGARAPGAPWARFSAWLECVCVVTFDLELGQALELVYPSDFQLTDKEKSSICYLSFPDSHSGCLGDTQFCFRIRQCGGQRRPWHTDDRHCDSGAPVSLQREPAHYFGYVYFRQVKDSSVKRGYFQKPWALQSLVLVSRLPFVRLFQALLSLVAPEYFDKLAPCLEAVCNEIDQWPAPVPGQTLNLPVMGVVLQVHIPSSADKPESGPPKQCSHKNLLPAPVVLTSVHELDLFRCFRPVLAHVQLLWELMLLGEPLLVLAPSPAVSSEMVLALTSCLQPLKFCCDYRPYFTVHDSEFKEFTTRTQAPPSVVLGVTNPFFIKTLQHWPHVLRIGEPKMPGDLPKQIKLKKPSRLKTLDTKPGLYTAYTTYLHRDKALLRRLLKGLQRKRPSDVQTAVLRQHLLELTQSFIIPLEHYMASLMPLQKSITPWKDDFLRSLERSGPQLTCLLKGDWLGLYRRFFKSPHFDGWYRQRHKEMAQKLEALHLEAICEANLEIWMQDKSEVEVVDLVLKLRERLVRAQGHQLPVKEATLKRARLYIETVVGSLPKDLQSVSWDGAVTQPLLPSGVRWSCQMPEALASELPASSRPALTTA, encoded by the exons ATGGACCAGGGGTCGGGCGCCGGGCCCCACCGGGCTCGCGGCTGCCTCGGCGCGCCGTCCTGCGGAGCGCGGGCTCCGGGGGCACCCTGGGCACGCTTCTCGGCCTGGCTGGAGTGCGTGTGTGTGGTCACCTTCGACCTGGAGCTGGGCCAGGCGCTGGAG CTGGTGTACCCCAGCGACTTCCAGCTCACGGACAAGGAG AAAAGCAGCATCTGCTACCTGTCCTTTCCCGACTCCCACTCAG GCTGCCTCGGGGATACTCAGTTCTGCTTCCGCATTCGTCAGTGTGGAGGGCAGAGGCGCCCCTGGCACACGGATGACAGGCACTGTGACAGTGGGGCCCCCGTGTCTCTGCAG AGGGAGCCCGCACACTACTTTGGCTACGTGTACTTCAGGCAGGTGAAGGACAGCTCTGTGAAGAGGGGCTACTTCCAGAAG ccctgggccctgcagtCTCTGGTGCTGGTGTCCCGCCTGCCCTTCGTCCGGCTGTTCCAGGCGCTGCTGAGCCTGGTTGCCCCCGAGTACTTCGACAAGCTGGCGCCCTGCCTGGAAGCGG TCTGCAATGAGATTGACCAGTGGCCGGCCCCTGTGCCGGGGCAGACCTTGAACCTGCCTGTCATGGGAGTCGTCCTCCAG GTGCACATCCCATCCAGCGCAGACAAGCCTGAATCCGGTCCTCCAAAGCAGTGCAGCCACAAG AACCTGCTGCCAGCCCCGGTCGTCCTCACCAGTGTCCATGAGCTGGACCTGTTCAG GTGCTTCCGGCCCGTGCTGGCCCACGTGCAGCTGCTGTGGGAGCTCATGCTTCTTGGGGAGCCCCTGCTGGTCCTGGCGCCCTCGCCCGCAGTGTCCTCGGAGATGGTGCTGGCCTTGACCAG CTGCCTGCAGCCCCTCAAGTTCTGCTGCGACTACCGCCCCTACTTCACCGTCCACGATAGCGAGTTCAAGGAGTTCACGACGCGCACGCAGGCCCC accAAGCGTGGTCCTGGGAGTCACAAACCCTTTCTTTATCAAAACGCTCCAGCACTGGCCCCACGTTCTCCGCATCGGGGAGCCCAAGATGCCAG GGGACCTTCCCAAGCAGATCAAACTGAAAAAGCCCTCAAGGCTGAAGACCCTGGACACCAAGCCAG gcctctACACCGCGTACACGACCTACCTCCACCGAGACAAGGCCCTGCTCAGACGACTGCTTAAG GGCCTGCAGAGGAAGCGGCCGTCGGACGTGCAGACTGCAGTGCTGAGGCAGCACCTCCTGGAGCTCACGCAGAGCTTCATCATCCCTCTG gAGCACTACATGGCCAGCCTCATGCCCCTGCAGAAGAGCATCACGCCCTGGAAG GACGACTTCCTGCGTAGCCTGGAGCGCTCGGGGCCCCAGCTCACCTGCCTCCTCAAGGGCGACTGGCTGGGCCTCTACAG GCGGTTTTTCAAGTCCCCCCATTTTGATGGCTGGTACCGACAGCGGCACAAAGAGATGGCCCAGAAGCTGGAGGCCCTGCACCTCGAGGCCATCTGTGAGGCG AACCTCGAGATCTGGATGCAGGACAAGTCCGAGGTGGAGGTCGTGGATCTGGTCCTGAAACTTCGGGAGAGGCTG GTTCGGGCACAGGGCCACCAGCTCCCCGTGAAGGAGGCGACGCTGAAGCGGGCGCGGCTGTACATCGAGACAGTCGTCGGCTCCCTGCCCAAGGACCTGCAG TCCGTGTCCTGGGATGGAGCAGTGACGCAGCCACTCCTCCCAAGCGGAGTTCGGTGGAGCTGCCAGATGCCAGAGGCGCTGGCCTCAGAGCTGCCAGCGTCGTCTCGTCCGGCCCTGACCACTGCCTAG
- the DENND6B gene encoding protein DENND6B isoform X3, which translates to MDQGSGAGPHRARGCLGAPSCGARAPGAPWARFSAWLECVCVVTFDLELGQALELVYPSDFQLTDKEKSSICYLSFPDSHSGCLGDTQFCFRIRQCGGQRRPWHTDDRHCDSGAPVSLQREPAHYFGYVYFRQVKDSSVKRGYFQKPWALQSLVLVSRLPFVRLFQALLSLVAPEYFDKLAPCLEAVCNEIDQWPAPVPGQTLNLPVMGVVLQVHIPSSADKPESGPPKQCSHKNLLPAPVVLTSVHELDLFRCFRPVLAHVQLLWELMLLGEPLLVLAPSPAVSSEMVLALTSCLQPLKFCCDYRPYFTVHDSEFKEFTTRTQAPPSVVLGVTNPFFIKTLQHWPHVLRIGEPKMPGDLPKQIKLKKPSRLKTLDTKPGLYTAYTTYLHRDKALLRRLLKEHYMASLMPLQKSITPWKTPPQIHPFRQDDFLRSLERSGPQLTCLLKGDWLGLYRRFFKSPHFDGWYRQRHKEMAQKLEALHLEAICEANLEIWMQDKSEVEVVDLVLKLRERLVRAQGHQLPVKEATLKRARLYIETVVGSLPKDLQSVSWDGAVTQPLLPSGVRWSCQMPEALASELPASSRPALTTA; encoded by the exons ATGGACCAGGGGTCGGGCGCCGGGCCCCACCGGGCTCGCGGCTGCCTCGGCGCGCCGTCCTGCGGAGCGCGGGCTCCGGGGGCACCCTGGGCACGCTTCTCGGCCTGGCTGGAGTGCGTGTGTGTGGTCACCTTCGACCTGGAGCTGGGCCAGGCGCTGGAG CTGGTGTACCCCAGCGACTTCCAGCTCACGGACAAGGAG AAAAGCAGCATCTGCTACCTGTCCTTTCCCGACTCCCACTCAG GCTGCCTCGGGGATACTCAGTTCTGCTTCCGCATTCGTCAGTGTGGAGGGCAGAGGCGCCCCTGGCACACGGATGACAGGCACTGTGACAGTGGGGCCCCCGTGTCTCTGCAG AGGGAGCCCGCACACTACTTTGGCTACGTGTACTTCAGGCAGGTGAAGGACAGCTCTGTGAAGAGGGGCTACTTCCAGAAG ccctgggccctgcagtCTCTGGTGCTGGTGTCCCGCCTGCCCTTCGTCCGGCTGTTCCAGGCGCTGCTGAGCCTGGTTGCCCCCGAGTACTTCGACAAGCTGGCGCCCTGCCTGGAAGCGG TCTGCAATGAGATTGACCAGTGGCCGGCCCCTGTGCCGGGGCAGACCTTGAACCTGCCTGTCATGGGAGTCGTCCTCCAG GTGCACATCCCATCCAGCGCAGACAAGCCTGAATCCGGTCCTCCAAAGCAGTGCAGCCACAAG AACCTGCTGCCAGCCCCGGTCGTCCTCACCAGTGTCCATGAGCTGGACCTGTTCAG GTGCTTCCGGCCCGTGCTGGCCCACGTGCAGCTGCTGTGGGAGCTCATGCTTCTTGGGGAGCCCCTGCTGGTCCTGGCGCCCTCGCCCGCAGTGTCCTCGGAGATGGTGCTGGCCTTGACCAG CTGCCTGCAGCCCCTCAAGTTCTGCTGCGACTACCGCCCCTACTTCACCGTCCACGATAGCGAGTTCAAGGAGTTCACGACGCGCACGCAGGCCCC accAAGCGTGGTCCTGGGAGTCACAAACCCTTTCTTTATCAAAACGCTCCAGCACTGGCCCCACGTTCTCCGCATCGGGGAGCCCAAGATGCCAG GGGACCTTCCCAAGCAGATCAAACTGAAAAAGCCCTCAAGGCTGAAGACCCTGGACACCAAGCCAG gcctctACACCGCGTACACGACCTACCTCCACCGAGACAAGGCCCTGCTCAGACGACTGCTTAAG gAGCACTACATGGCCAGCCTCATGCCCCTGCAGAAGAGCATCACGCCCTGGAAG ACCCCTCCCCAGATCCACCCCTTCCGCCAGGACGACTTCCTGCGTAGCCTGGAGCGCTCGGGGCCCCAGCTCACCTGCCTCCTCAAGGGCGACTGGCTGGGCCTCTACAG GCGGTTTTTCAAGTCCCCCCATTTTGATGGCTGGTACCGACAGCGGCACAAAGAGATGGCCCAGAAGCTGGAGGCCCTGCACCTCGAGGCCATCTGTGAGGCG AACCTCGAGATCTGGATGCAGGACAAGTCCGAGGTGGAGGTCGTGGATCTGGTCCTGAAACTTCGGGAGAGGCTG GTTCGGGCACAGGGCCACCAGCTCCCCGTGAAGGAGGCGACGCTGAAGCGGGCGCGGCTGTACATCGAGACAGTCGTCGGCTCCCTGCCCAAGGACCTGCAG TCCGTGTCCTGGGATGGAGCAGTGACGCAGCCACTCCTCCCAAGCGGAGTTCGGTGGAGCTGCCAGATGCCAGAGGCGCTGGCCTCAGAGCTGCCAGCGTCGTCTCGTCCGGCCCTGACCACTGCCTAG
- the DENND6B gene encoding protein DENND6B isoform X5 — MDQGSGAGPHRARGCLGAPSCGARAPGAPWARFSAWLECVCVVTFDLELGQALELVYPSDFQLTDKEKSSICYLSFPDSHSGCLGDTQFCFRIRQCGGQRRPWHTDDRHCDSGAPVSLQREPAHYFGYVYFRQVKDSSVKRGYFQKPWALQSLVLVSRLPFVRLFQALLSLVAPEYFDKLAPCLEAVCNEIDQWPAPVPGQTLNLPVMGVVLQVHIPSSADKPESGPPKQCSHKNLLPAPVVLTSVHELDLFSCLQPLKFCCDYRPYFTVHDSEFKEFTTRTQAPPSVVLGVTNPFFIKTLQHWPHVLRIGEPKMPGDLPKQIKLKKPSRLKTLDTKPGLYTAYTTYLHRDKALLRRLLKGLQRKRPSDVQTAVLRQHLLELTQSFIIPLEHYMASLMPLQKSITPWKTPPQIHPFRQDDFLRSLERSGPQLTCLLKGDWLGLYRRFFKSPHFDGWYRQRHKEMAQKLEALHLEAICEANLEIWMQDKSEVEVVDLVLKLRERLVRAQGHQLPVKEATLKRARLYIETVVGSLPKDLQSVSWDGAVTQPLLPSGVRWSCQMPEALASELPASSRPALTTA; from the exons ATGGACCAGGGGTCGGGCGCCGGGCCCCACCGGGCTCGCGGCTGCCTCGGCGCGCCGTCCTGCGGAGCGCGGGCTCCGGGGGCACCCTGGGCACGCTTCTCGGCCTGGCTGGAGTGCGTGTGTGTGGTCACCTTCGACCTGGAGCTGGGCCAGGCGCTGGAG CTGGTGTACCCCAGCGACTTCCAGCTCACGGACAAGGAG AAAAGCAGCATCTGCTACCTGTCCTTTCCCGACTCCCACTCAG GCTGCCTCGGGGATACTCAGTTCTGCTTCCGCATTCGTCAGTGTGGAGGGCAGAGGCGCCCCTGGCACACGGATGACAGGCACTGTGACAGTGGGGCCCCCGTGTCTCTGCAG AGGGAGCCCGCACACTACTTTGGCTACGTGTACTTCAGGCAGGTGAAGGACAGCTCTGTGAAGAGGGGCTACTTCCAGAAG ccctgggccctgcagtCTCTGGTGCTGGTGTCCCGCCTGCCCTTCGTCCGGCTGTTCCAGGCGCTGCTGAGCCTGGTTGCCCCCGAGTACTTCGACAAGCTGGCGCCCTGCCTGGAAGCGG TCTGCAATGAGATTGACCAGTGGCCGGCCCCTGTGCCGGGGCAGACCTTGAACCTGCCTGTCATGGGAGTCGTCCTCCAG GTGCACATCCCATCCAGCGCAGACAAGCCTGAATCCGGTCCTCCAAAGCAGTGCAGCCACAAG AACCTGCTGCCAGCCCCGGTCGTCCTCACCAGTGTCCATGAGCTGGACCTGTTCAG CTGCCTGCAGCCCCTCAAGTTCTGCTGCGACTACCGCCCCTACTTCACCGTCCACGATAGCGAGTTCAAGGAGTTCACGACGCGCACGCAGGCCCC accAAGCGTGGTCCTGGGAGTCACAAACCCTTTCTTTATCAAAACGCTCCAGCACTGGCCCCACGTTCTCCGCATCGGGGAGCCCAAGATGCCAG GGGACCTTCCCAAGCAGATCAAACTGAAAAAGCCCTCAAGGCTGAAGACCCTGGACACCAAGCCAG gcctctACACCGCGTACACGACCTACCTCCACCGAGACAAGGCCCTGCTCAGACGACTGCTTAAG GGCCTGCAGAGGAAGCGGCCGTCGGACGTGCAGACTGCAGTGCTGAGGCAGCACCTCCTGGAGCTCACGCAGAGCTTCATCATCCCTCTG gAGCACTACATGGCCAGCCTCATGCCCCTGCAGAAGAGCATCACGCCCTGGAAG ACCCCTCCCCAGATCCACCCCTTCCGCCAGGACGACTTCCTGCGTAGCCTGGAGCGCTCGGGGCCCCAGCTCACCTGCCTCCTCAAGGGCGACTGGCTGGGCCTCTACAG GCGGTTTTTCAAGTCCCCCCATTTTGATGGCTGGTACCGACAGCGGCACAAAGAGATGGCCCAGAAGCTGGAGGCCCTGCACCTCGAGGCCATCTGTGAGGCG AACCTCGAGATCTGGATGCAGGACAAGTCCGAGGTGGAGGTCGTGGATCTGGTCCTGAAACTTCGGGAGAGGCTG GTTCGGGCACAGGGCCACCAGCTCCCCGTGAAGGAGGCGACGCTGAAGCGGGCGCGGCTGTACATCGAGACAGTCGTCGGCTCCCTGCCCAAGGACCTGCAG TCCGTGTCCTGGGATGGAGCAGTGACGCAGCCACTCCTCCCAAGCGGAGTTCGGTGGAGCTGCCAGATGCCAGAGGCGCTGGCCTCAGAGCTGCCAGCGTCGTCTCGTCCGGCCCTGACCACTGCCTAG
- the DENND6B gene encoding protein DENND6B isoform X1, with protein sequence MDQGSGAGPHRARGCLGAPSCGARAPGAPWARFSAWLECVCVVTFDLELGQALELVYPSDFQLTDKEKSSICYLSFPDSHSGCLGDTQFCFRIRQCGGQRRPWHTDDRHCDSGAPVSLQREPAHYFGYVYFRQVKDSSVKRGYFQKPWALQSLVLVSRLPFVRLFQALLSLVAPEYFDKLAPCLEAVCNEIDQWPAPVPGQTLNLPVMGVVLQVHIPSSADKPESGPPKQCSHKNLLPAPVVLTSVHELDLFRCFRPVLAHVQLLWELMLLGEPLLVLAPSPAVSSEMVLALTSCLQPLKFCCDYRPYFTVHDSEFKEFTTRTQAPPSVVLGVTNPFFIKTLQHWPHVLRIGEPKMPGDLPKQIKLKKPSRLKTLDTKPGLYTAYTTYLHRDKALLRRLLKGLQRKRPSDVQTAVLRQHLLELTQSFIIPLEHYMASLMPLQKSITPWKTPPQIHPFRQDDFLRSLERSGPQLTCLLKGDWLGLYRRFFKSPHFDGWYRQRHKEMAQKLEALHLEAICEANLEIWMQDKSEVEVVDLVLKLRERLVRAQGHQLPVKEATLKRARLYIETVVGSLPKDLQSVSWDGAVTQPLLPSGVRWSCQMPEALASELPASSRPALTTA encoded by the exons ATGGACCAGGGGTCGGGCGCCGGGCCCCACCGGGCTCGCGGCTGCCTCGGCGCGCCGTCCTGCGGAGCGCGGGCTCCGGGGGCACCCTGGGCACGCTTCTCGGCCTGGCTGGAGTGCGTGTGTGTGGTCACCTTCGACCTGGAGCTGGGCCAGGCGCTGGAG CTGGTGTACCCCAGCGACTTCCAGCTCACGGACAAGGAG AAAAGCAGCATCTGCTACCTGTCCTTTCCCGACTCCCACTCAG GCTGCCTCGGGGATACTCAGTTCTGCTTCCGCATTCGTCAGTGTGGAGGGCAGAGGCGCCCCTGGCACACGGATGACAGGCACTGTGACAGTGGGGCCCCCGTGTCTCTGCAG AGGGAGCCCGCACACTACTTTGGCTACGTGTACTTCAGGCAGGTGAAGGACAGCTCTGTGAAGAGGGGCTACTTCCAGAAG ccctgggccctgcagtCTCTGGTGCTGGTGTCCCGCCTGCCCTTCGTCCGGCTGTTCCAGGCGCTGCTGAGCCTGGTTGCCCCCGAGTACTTCGACAAGCTGGCGCCCTGCCTGGAAGCGG TCTGCAATGAGATTGACCAGTGGCCGGCCCCTGTGCCGGGGCAGACCTTGAACCTGCCTGTCATGGGAGTCGTCCTCCAG GTGCACATCCCATCCAGCGCAGACAAGCCTGAATCCGGTCCTCCAAAGCAGTGCAGCCACAAG AACCTGCTGCCAGCCCCGGTCGTCCTCACCAGTGTCCATGAGCTGGACCTGTTCAG GTGCTTCCGGCCCGTGCTGGCCCACGTGCAGCTGCTGTGGGAGCTCATGCTTCTTGGGGAGCCCCTGCTGGTCCTGGCGCCCTCGCCCGCAGTGTCCTCGGAGATGGTGCTGGCCTTGACCAG CTGCCTGCAGCCCCTCAAGTTCTGCTGCGACTACCGCCCCTACTTCACCGTCCACGATAGCGAGTTCAAGGAGTTCACGACGCGCACGCAGGCCCC accAAGCGTGGTCCTGGGAGTCACAAACCCTTTCTTTATCAAAACGCTCCAGCACTGGCCCCACGTTCTCCGCATCGGGGAGCCCAAGATGCCAG GGGACCTTCCCAAGCAGATCAAACTGAAAAAGCCCTCAAGGCTGAAGACCCTGGACACCAAGCCAG gcctctACACCGCGTACACGACCTACCTCCACCGAGACAAGGCCCTGCTCAGACGACTGCTTAAG GGCCTGCAGAGGAAGCGGCCGTCGGACGTGCAGACTGCAGTGCTGAGGCAGCACCTCCTGGAGCTCACGCAGAGCTTCATCATCCCTCTG gAGCACTACATGGCCAGCCTCATGCCCCTGCAGAAGAGCATCACGCCCTGGAAG ACCCCTCCCCAGATCCACCCCTTCCGCCAGGACGACTTCCTGCGTAGCCTGGAGCGCTCGGGGCCCCAGCTCACCTGCCTCCTCAAGGGCGACTGGCTGGGCCTCTACAG GCGGTTTTTCAAGTCCCCCCATTTTGATGGCTGGTACCGACAGCGGCACAAAGAGATGGCCCAGAAGCTGGAGGCCCTGCACCTCGAGGCCATCTGTGAGGCG AACCTCGAGATCTGGATGCAGGACAAGTCCGAGGTGGAGGTCGTGGATCTGGTCCTGAAACTTCGGGAGAGGCTG GTTCGGGCACAGGGCCACCAGCTCCCCGTGAAGGAGGCGACGCTGAAGCGGGCGCGGCTGTACATCGAGACAGTCGTCGGCTCCCTGCCCAAGGACCTGCAG TCCGTGTCCTGGGATGGAGCAGTGACGCAGCCACTCCTCCCAAGCGGAGTTCGGTGGAGCTGCCAGATGCCAGAGGCGCTGGCCTCAGAGCTGCCAGCGTCGTCTCGTCCGGCCCTGACCACTGCCTAG